Proteins encoded by one window of Bacteroidota bacterium:
- the tnpA gene encoding IS200/IS605 family transposase: protein MANTFSQMYIHFVFAVQNREALIQPSWEARLHKYITGIVQQQGQKMLAINGMPDHLHFLIGMKPDCRPSDLVRDVKKSSSAFIKDERLSNFQFRWQEGYGVFSYRHSHLQNIVQYILNQKEHHKKMTFNYEIEFKEEYVFSWISDEL from the coding sequence ATGGCCAACACCTTTTCCCAAATGTATATCCACTTCGTCTTTGCCGTCCAAAACCGTGAAGCGTTGATTCAACCTTCATGGGAGGCGAGACTCCACAAATACATCACAGGAATCGTGCAGCAGCAAGGCCAAAAAATGTTGGCCATCAATGGCATGCCCGACCACCTTCATTTCCTCATCGGAATGAAACCAGATTGTCGCCCATCAGATTTGGTGCGCGATGTTAAGAAATCCAGTAGCGCATTCATCAAAGACGAGCGATTGTCCAATTTCCAGTTTAGATGGCAGGAAGGATACGGTGTATTTTCATACAGGCATTCACACCTGCAGAACATCGTACAATATATCCTGAACCAGAAGGAGCATCACAAGAAAATGACATTCAATTATGAAATCGAATTCAAGGAGGAGTATGTTTTCAGTTGGATTTCGGATGAATTGTGA
- the tnpA gene encoding IS200/IS605 family transposase codes for MANTFSQMYIHFVFAVQNREALIQPSWEARLHKYITGIVQQQGQKMLAINGMPDHLHFLIGMKPDCRPSDLVRDVKKSSSTFIKDERLSNFQFRWQEGYGVFSYSHSHLDNIVKYILNQKEHHKKMTFKQEYLGFLKKYEIEFKEEYVFNWISDEL; via the coding sequence ATGGCCAACACCTTTTCCCAAATGTATATCCACTTCGTCTTTGCCGTCCAGAACCGTGAAGCGTTGATTCAACCTTCATGGGAGGCGAGACTCCACAAATACATCACAGGAATCGTGCAGCAGCAAGGCCAAAAAATGTTGGCCATCAATGGCATGCCCGACCACCTTCATTTCCTCATCGGAATGAAACCAGATTGTCGCCCATCAGATTTGGTGCGCGATGTTAAGAAATCCAGTAGCACATTCATCAAAGACGAGCGATTGTCCAATTTCCAGTTTAGATGGCAGGAAGGATACGGTGTATTTTCTTACAGCCATTCACACCTGGACAACATCGTAAAATATATCCTGAACCAGAAGGAGCATCACAAGAAAATGACATTCAAACAAGAGTATTTGGGGTTTTTGAAGAAATATGAAATCGAATTCAAGGAGGAGTATGTTTTCAATTGGATTTCGGATGAATTGTGA
- a CDS encoding WG repeat-containing protein: MFSLVLACCLRSTTFSQCASIEPRAEFPSEPSRYQWHFSDPAKDAWVYNGIKWKKVTIAFCDSLFRCGQFMVTKERRALSAKSRVYIYDTTGKTLLSNIDTYVVGEGYALAWRRMAIGFLIAANGDTLATFSGCYAGPPEIVDGRLAVSVADLPKELPGTLCWELTTWGMIDEVGHWVIPPKFDGPFHFQNGFAEVIYYGQKRKINEKGEFVE, encoded by the coding sequence TTGTTTTCATTGGTTTTAGCATGTTGTCTGCGGAGCACTACCTTTTCCCAATGTGCCAGTATTGAACCTCGAGCCGAATTCCCATCGGAGCCATCGCGCTACCAATGGCATTTCAGCGATCCTGCGAAAGATGCTTGGGTCTATAATGGGATCAAATGGAAAAAGGTGACCATCGCTTTTTGCGATAGTCTCTTCCGTTGTGGACAATTTATGGTCACCAAAGAAAGAAGGGCATTGTCTGCAAAGAGCCGAGTGTATATCTATGATACCACTGGCAAGACCTTACTGTCAAATATTGATACGTATGTTGTTGGGGAAGGCTATGCTTTGGCTTGGAGAAGAATGGCAATAGGTTTCTTGATTGCGGCGAATGGCGATACCCTTGCTACTTTTTCTGGTTGCTATGCAGGGCCTCCAGAAATCGTGGATGGTAGGTTGGCTGTCTCTGTGGCAGACCTCCCGAAGGAACTGCCAGGTACGCTTTGCTGGGAGCTCACAACTTGGGGCATGATTGATGAAGTTGGTCATTGGGTGATCCCCCCGAAATTCGACGGCCCATTCCACTTCCAAAATGGATTTGCAGAGGTGATCTACTACGGCCAAAAGCGCAAAATCAATGAGAAAGGAGAGTTTGTGGAATGA
- a CDS encoding WG repeat-containing protein, with the protein MKLNRRNLGLMCVWMILHGLAFSQADPLILLGSGKPAVKRGAEPWYLDTLNQIAWRREGRAWTQVSEDTVQEMLPCHGFLHIRSGGIGTIWDASGKVATEYHHCSCSDSLRIVWYSGITVFYEPDGATLHATHCGANWKAHDSIQGMACFCLPQREATGNQMLDCEEIRQWGMLGANGKWLIEPRFDGPFRFQNGFAAVLYYGQKRKINEKGEFVE; encoded by the coding sequence ATGAAATTGAATCGCCGCAATCTGGGACTAATGTGTGTCTGGATGATCTTACATGGTCTGGCATTCAGTCAGGCGGATCCTCTCATCCTCTTGGGCAGCGGCAAACCAGCCGTGAAACGTGGTGCTGAACCTTGGTATCTGGACACCTTGAATCAAATCGCCTGGCGCCGCGAGGGCCGCGCTTGGACACAAGTTTCCGAGGATACGGTTCAAGAAATGCTGCCCTGCCATGGATTCCTGCATATCCGCAGTGGTGGGATCGGCACGATCTGGGACGCCTCTGGCAAAGTCGCCACCGAATATCACCATTGTTCTTGCAGCGATTCCTTGCGGATTGTGTGGTATTCAGGCATTACCGTATTCTATGAGCCCGATGGAGCAACATTGCATGCAACGCATTGTGGCGCCAATTGGAAAGCCCATGATTCAATCCAAGGCATGGCGTGTTTCTGCCTGCCGCAACGGGAAGCCACTGGGAATCAGATGCTGGACTGTGAAGAAATCAGACAATGGGGCATGCTGGGTGCCAATGGGAAATGGCTCATCGAACCCCGATTTGACGGGCCATTCCGTTTCCAAAATGGATTTGCAGCGGTACTGTATTACGGCCAAAAGCGCAAGATCAATGAGAAAGGAGAATTCGTAGAATGA
- a CDS encoding WG repeat-containing protein produces MKTTGKQSFCTFLGALIAVVLTFAASPSYSQGPIHLAEGKKLPNSAAENDWFLNTKDQRIFRYTNAKWSMFRVARCTRTAICHKFLLLHFEDGSMELVKANGKSAKPNYQARFQFQCYDSISTMEVGDNFILFDHQGRTLAEIDMRMCKGQKIIEFQGKIAFCVPEFVNSFESGPIPCSELKNWGMMDTDGKWRIEPKFDAFFQFINGTADVLYYGQRKKINESGEFVD; encoded by the coding sequence ATGAAAACAACAGGAAAACAGTCTTTTTGCACTTTTTTGGGCGCTTTGATTGCCGTTGTGTTGACTTTCGCTGCATCTCCGTCCTACTCCCAAGGGCCCATTCACCTTGCCGAAGGCAAGAAGTTGCCCAATTCGGCAGCGGAAAATGATTGGTTTTTGAACACCAAAGATCAACGTATTTTCCGCTACACCAATGCAAAATGGTCGATGTTTCGCGTTGCACGTTGCACCCGCACGGCCATTTGTCACAAGTTTTTGCTGCTGCATTTTGAAGATGGCAGTATGGAACTTGTCAAAGCCAACGGCAAATCCGCAAAGCCCAATTATCAAGCTCGGTTTCAGTTTCAATGTTATGATTCGATTTCCACCATGGAAGTCGGCGACAATTTCATTCTTTTTGACCACCAAGGAAGAACGTTGGCCGAGATCGATATGCGAATGTGCAAGGGCCAAAAAATCATTGAATTTCAAGGAAAAATCGCATTCTGCGTCCCTGAATTCGTAAATTCCTTCGAATCTGGCCCGATCCCCTGTAGCGAACTCAAAAACTGGGGCATGATGGATACGGACGGTAAATGGCGAATTGAGCCCAAATTTGATGCATTTTTCCAATTCATCAACGGTACCGCAGATGTCCTGTACTACGGCCAACGCAAAAAGATCAACGAATCAGGAGAATTCGTAGATTAG
- a CDS encoding WG repeat-containing protein — MRRNPWNSAFRNWVSGICLLLVLWTCGIEVKAQQPKPSPEFPKHPKEGEWLFSREAHGVWIFQNEDWKRLDIKDCRSFVQCNNHVIIKDGSTYLLADLQGNILSSKSPDIRCFHDFIIVGGRSHLDYLLNDRGDTLTPMVNNCKIFADTLAGEPVFCFPAYSPGLENYSCLELRNWGMMDVKGKWVIEPRFDRPFNFQNGKAEVKEKGIYRWIDENGETMEN, encoded by the coding sequence GTGAGACGAAATCCGTGGAATAGCGCCTTCAGGAATTGGGTCAGTGGAATCTGTCTCTTGCTCGTATTATGGACCTGTGGCATTGAAGTTAAGGCACAGCAACCCAAGCCCTCCCCCGAATTTCCCAAGCATCCCAAAGAAGGCGAATGGCTGTTCAGCAGGGAAGCCCATGGCGTTTGGATTTTCCAAAATGAAGATTGGAAACGCTTGGACATCAAGGATTGCCGTTCTTTTGTGCAATGCAACAACCATGTCATCATCAAAGACGGGAGCACTTACCTGCTCGCGGATTTACAAGGCAATATTTTGTCCAGCAAAAGCCCGGACATTCGGTGCTTCCATGATTTTATCATCGTCGGTGGACGTAGCCATCTGGACTACTTGCTCAATGACCGCGGCGACACGCTCACTCCCATGGTGAACAATTGTAAAATTTTTGCAGATACTTTGGCGGGCGAACCCGTTTTCTGCTTTCCCGCCTACAGTCCCGGCTTGGAAAACTATTCCTGCCTGGAACTCCGCAACTGGGGAATGATGGATGTCAAAGGCAAATGGGTGATCGAGCCAAGATTCGACCGCCCCTTCAACTTTCAAAATGGCAAAGCGGAAGTCAAAGAAAAGGGAATTTACCGCTGGATCGATGAAAACGGAGAAACAATGGAGAATTAA
- a CDS encoding pyridoxal-phosphate dependent enzyme: MVSKQDMLSAHARIAPLIHRTPVMTSTLVNATLGAELFFKCENLQKIGAFKIRGATNALRSLSAEELRGGACTHSSGNHAQAVAYAARALGIPAYIVMPSTSSAVKKAAVAAYGAQIFECEPNQAAREAMAAKVMAETGAAFVHPYDDDRIIAGQGTAAMELMEDQPDLDFILAPIGGGGLMGGTALAAAYFSPTTKAIACEPDGADDAFRSFRDRVPYPSQNPKTLADGLLTSVGERNREILFQYVDQVITCSEEAMVQAMRLVWERMKIVIEPSSAVPLACLLEGKLDVKGKRVGIIISGGNVDLSRLPF; this comes from the coding sequence ATGGTTTCTAAACAAGATATGTTGTCGGCCCACGCGCGCATCGCGCCGCTGATTCATCGCACGCCGGTGATGACATCGACTTTGGTCAATGCGACGTTGGGCGCGGAATTGTTTTTCAAATGCGAGAATTTGCAGAAAATCGGCGCATTTAAGATTCGGGGAGCGACGAATGCTTTGCGTTCCTTGTCGGCGGAGGAATTGCGCGGAGGGGCCTGCACGCATAGCTCGGGCAATCACGCGCAGGCGGTCGCGTATGCAGCGCGCGCACTTGGAATTCCTGCTTATATTGTGATGCCGAGCACGAGTTCGGCAGTCAAAAAGGCTGCTGTGGCAGCCTACGGTGCCCAAATCTTCGAATGTGAACCCAATCAAGCCGCCCGCGAAGCGATGGCTGCAAAAGTCATGGCAGAGACCGGGGCGGCCTTCGTGCATCCTTACGACGATGACCGCATCATCGCCGGTCAAGGCACTGCAGCCATGGAATTGATGGAGGATCAGCCTGATTTGGATTTCATCCTCGCCCCGATTGGCGGCGGCGGATTGATGGGCGGGACTGCCTTGGCAGCGGCCTATTTTTCACCAACGACCAAGGCAATTGCCTGCGAACCCGACGGCGCCGACGATGCCTTCCGTTCGTTTCGGGACCGCGTTCCGTATCCCAGCCAAAATCCCAAGACCCTCGCCGATGGCTTGCTCACCTCCGTCGGCGAACGCAACCGGGAAATTCTGTTTCAGTATGTCGATCAGGTGATTACCTGTTCCGAAGAAGCCATGGTGCAAGCCATGCGTCTCGTTTGGGAACGCATGAAAATCGTGATCGAACCGAGTTCGGCGGTGCCTTTAGCTTGTTTGCTGGAGGGAAAGCTTGATGTCAAAGGCAAACGTGTCGGCATCATCATATCTGGCGGGAATGTGGATTTGTCTCGGTTGCCGTTTTGA
- a CDS encoding metallophosphoesterase: MRKFVLLFWFLFACLLLGAQTVVTVGPYLQSPTPNSIKIKWRSDVAATSKVMYGTSPTSLTQTATDPASTTWHTVTVTGLSPATRYYYAIYNDTTFAEGGDLEHTFRTFPTSGSDEHVRAWVIGDFGKGNDKQQRVRDSYLSFEANQTEETDLWLWMGDNVYDDGLESEYLTKVFDSVWGYQHMMKRLPFEPCPGNHDYNTISPVQSPTPPLTHSGPYYDLVDVYQNAEAGGVASGHELFYSYDYGDVHFVSLNSELGSLFNSADDWIGIYLFGSFNGSPMTQWLHQDLTANTKPWTVVYFHQPPYTDGSHDAGSFWEVFMQAMRENFAEIWEQYGVDLVLCGHSHVYERSYLVKGAYSDASQITQANIIQGTSGVDSIGEAYTKYTQGPGANTGTVYVVQGNSASVDDAPGFTHPYMVAEYGCDTCAGSFILDVDSNRLDGRHIDMNGNVIDHFTILKTFGPVTAEVPEPAMDMTVGPNPFTNTTKVNFELAEPANTAIRLTDATGKSLLVFEGILQKGRQSILVDGAKLKLAAGVYILEVRAGEHKAARSVQFQ, from the coding sequence ATGAGAAAATTTGTCCTGCTGTTTTGGTTTCTCTTCGCTTGCCTCCTGCTTGGCGCACAGACGGTGGTCACCGTCGGTCCTTACCTTCAATCGCCCACGCCAAATTCGATCAAGATCAAGTGGCGCAGTGATGTGGCGGCGACCTCCAAGGTGATGTACGGAACTTCGCCTACGAGCCTTACCCAAACTGCAACCGATCCCGCCTCAACCACTTGGCATACCGTTACCGTCACGGGGTTGTCGCCTGCAACGCGCTATTATTACGCGATTTACAACGATACGACCTTCGCGGAAGGCGGTGATTTGGAGCACACATTCAGGACTTTCCCGACATCGGGCAGCGACGAGCACGTACGCGCATGGGTCATCGGCGACTTTGGCAAAGGAAACGACAAGCAGCAGCGTGTACGTGATTCCTATCTTTCATTCGAAGCCAATCAAACGGAAGAAACCGACTTGTGGCTTTGGATGGGCGACAATGTCTATGACGACGGCCTCGAATCCGAGTACCTGACTAAGGTTTTTGACTCCGTTTGGGGATATCAACACATGATGAAACGGCTTCCGTTCGAACCATGCCCAGGAAATCACGACTACAATACGATTTCTCCCGTGCAGTCCCCTACCCCGCCGTTGACGCATTCGGGGCCTTATTATGACTTGGTGGATGTGTATCAAAATGCTGAAGCCGGTGGCGTCGCTTCCGGCCACGAATTGTTCTATTCCTACGATTACGGCGATGTCCACTTTGTCTCGCTCAACTCCGAATTGGGTTCTCTTTTTAATTCGGCAGATGATTGGATCGGAATTTATCTTTTCGGCAGCTTCAATGGTTCTCCGATGACGCAATGGCTCCATCAGGATCTGACGGCCAATACGAAACCTTGGACCGTCGTTTATTTCCATCAGCCACCTTATACCGACGGTTCACATGATGCAGGCTCGTTTTGGGAAGTTTTCATGCAAGCGATGCGCGAAAATTTCGCTGAGATTTGGGAGCAATATGGTGTGGATTTGGTCCTTTGCGGACACTCGCACGTCTACGAACGCAGTTATTTGGTTAAAGGCGCATACAGCGATGCCTCTCAAATCACACAAGCCAATATCATCCAAGGCACAAGCGGCGTGGATTCGATTGGCGAAGCCTATACAAAATATACCCAAGGTCCGGGCGCAAATACTGGAACAGTCTATGTGGTACAGGGCAATTCGGCGAGCGTCGATGATGCGCCTGGCTTTACCCACCCCTACATGGTCGCCGAATATGGCTGCGATACTTGTGCGGGATCCTTCATCCTCGACGTCGACAGTAACCGCCTGGATGGCAGGCATATCGACATGAATGGCAATGTCATTGACCACTTCACCATCCTCAAAACCTTTGGTCCTGTAACGGCCGAAGTTCCGGAACCGGCAATGGATATGACCGTAGGCCCGAATCCGTTTACCAACACGACGAAGGTAAATTTTGAGCTTGCTGAGCCTGCAAATACCGCCATTCGGTTGACCGATGCGACCGGAAAAAGTTTGTTGGTCTTCGAAGGAATACTCCAAAAAGGAAGACAATCCATTTTGGTGGATGGCGCAAAATTGAAACTTGCCGCGGGTGTCTACATTTTGGAAGTCCGTGCCGGCGAACACAAGGCAGCCCGATCGGTGCAGTTTCAATAG
- a CDS encoding T9SS type A sorting domain-containing protein, whose product MKHVLLLFFLVLMNCLPAQVVLHSFGNGEFIGRDYQWSMVLDWHDLSPTYFYSVQYVTADSGAFGAYDAIIMDVNGGPHQVLVDTAFPHMAKLLSVGDTVGPNSGYWATNPDNPLWGAIRYEGSNYASYNAQPFDCKYVCLRYATFSETYYAWVSVESDTVGAMKLKLKAYTFQATDGVPVLIDENCTVLGGNEDARAADVSISPNPFQDELWIDLRDLKGKVTVELYDMMGRLLHSESTHGNSEWHFEMGNFEASVYFVVIQNAGKRMVKRVVRQ is encoded by the coding sequence ATGAAACATGTACTGCTGCTTTTCTTCCTTGTTTTGATGAATTGTTTGCCAGCCCAAGTAGTTCTTCATTCGTTCGGCAATGGCGAATTCATTGGACGGGACTATCAATGGTCCATGGTCTTGGATTGGCACGACCTTTCGCCCACCTATTTTTACTCGGTGCAATATGTGACGGCGGATTCCGGTGCCTTTGGAGCTTACGATGCGATCATCATGGATGTCAATGGCGGACCGCATCAGGTTTTAGTGGATACCGCATTTCCGCATATGGCCAAACTCTTGAGCGTGGGGGACACCGTCGGCCCCAATAGCGGCTATTGGGCGACCAATCCAGACAACCCACTTTGGGGCGCCATACGTTACGAAGGATCAAATTATGCAAGCTACAATGCACAACCATTTGATTGTAAGTACGTTTGTTTGCGATATGCCACTTTCAGTGAGACGTATTATGCTTGGGTGAGTGTAGAAAGCGACACAGTGGGTGCAATGAAACTCAAACTGAAGGCCTATACCTTCCAAGCGACCGATGGCGTGCCAGTCCTCATCGATGAAAACTGCACCGTTCTAGGAGGAAACGAGGACGCTCGGGCAGCAGATGTATCGATTTCGCCCAATCCATTTCAGGACGAGTTGTGGATCGATCTTCGGGATTTGAAGGGCAAAGTGACTGTGGAACTGTACGATATGATGGGGCGCTTGCTCCATTCGGAATCCACACACGGAAATTCGGAATGGCACTTTGAAATGGGAAACTTCGAAGCTTCTGTCTATTTTGTCGTGATTCAAAACGCGGGAAAGCGGATGGTCAAAAGGGTGGTTCGGCAATAG
- a CDS encoding beta-lactamase family protein — protein sequence MNKYLLLLLVSLLVLASCEKGEDLQPDFYECQLGFADSSQVHPSHIQYQALLDDIAAQGVVGISMAVYQPQTGMWTGSSGKADLHNDVALQPCNRLRVGSTVKMVTAVTVLMLMEEGKLGLDDKISDYLQGDVIDKIENADQATIRQLLNHSSGIYNYIQNLTFQTASLNDLIREWQPEDLLHYAYGQSAYFAPGEDVRYSNTGYIMLGMLIEAIEGKPFGDVFEEKIFAPLGMYQTRFAAKDPVPDGIARGYVDFYSNLQVIESTYFSGWDYYTADGGLISNPYEMNLFLQAVTSGALLSPTTMQEMMTWTAPKDLDPAFFPISYGLGIFKIDTPRGEAYLHSGDAIGYYANMVHFPADSTTIVYAVNSNYGKIDEFVSTKTAMEKVFGVVLD from the coding sequence ATGAATAAGTACCTCTTACTCCTATTGGTAAGCTTGTTGGTTTTGGCCTCCTGCGAAAAGGGCGAAGACCTTCAACCTGATTTCTACGAATGCCAATTGGGTTTTGCAGACAGCAGCCAAGTTCATCCCTCCCACATTCAATATCAGGCACTTCTGGACGACATTGCAGCGCAAGGCGTCGTCGGAATTTCGATGGCAGTGTATCAACCGCAAACGGGTATGTGGACCGGCAGCAGCGGCAAAGCTGACTTGCACAATGACGTCGCGCTACAACCCTGCAATCGCTTGCGCGTGGGTTCGACAGTAAAAATGGTGACGGCCGTGACGGTTTTGATGCTGATGGAAGAGGGGAAATTGGGGCTAGACGACAAAATCTCGGACTATTTGCAGGGAGACGTCATCGACAAAATTGAAAATGCAGATCAAGCGACGATCCGACAATTGCTCAACCATTCGAGCGGGATCTACAATTACATTCAGAATCTGACGTTTCAGACGGCATCGCTCAATGACCTGATCCGCGAATGGCAACCGGAGGACCTGCTGCATTATGCCTACGGTCAATCCGCCTACTTTGCCCCCGGCGAGGATGTGCGGTACTCGAACACGGGATATATTATGCTGGGAATGCTGATCGAAGCCATTGAAGGAAAGCCATTTGGCGATGTCTTCGAAGAAAAAATCTTCGCGCCGCTTGGCATGTACCAAACGCGTTTCGCAGCCAAAGATCCTGTTCCCGACGGCATTGCCCGTGGCTATGTGGACTTTTACAGCAATCTCCAAGTCATTGAAAGCACCTATTTCAGCGGATGGGATTATTATACCGCCGACGGTGGCTTGATTTCAAATCCGTACGAAATGAACCTGTTTTTACAAGCAGTTACAAGTGGAGCTTTGCTCAGTCCGACTACCATGCAGGAAATGATGACATGGACAGCACCCAAGGACCTTGATCCGGCCTTCTTTCCCATTTCCTACGGACTTGGCATCTTCAAAATCGACACCCCTAGGGGAGAAGCCTACCTACACAGTGGCGATGCCATCGGGTATTACGCCAACATGGTTCATTTCCCGGCAGACAGCACCACGATCGTCTATGCCGTCAACAGCAACTATGGCAAAATCGATGAATTTGTATCGACGAAAACGGCGATGGAGAAGGTGTTTGGGGTGGTTTTGGACTAA
- a CDS encoding methionine adenosyltransferase: MPYLFTSESVSEGHPDKIADQISDAILDAMLKQDPNSRVACETMVTTGLVVVAGEVTTKAYVEVPEVVRETIHRIGYNHDDYRFDADSCGVLASFHSQSPDIAQGVDEGKGLDLDQGAGDQGMMFGYATAETPEYMPMALAFSHRLLKELANIRKNELSLMPYLRPDSKAQVTIEYDDNGKPMRVHTVVVSTQHDEFVTAKTHPDLSPAERDQLMLSTIAKDVKSILVTRVIPAELLDSNTIYHINPTGKFVIGGPHGDAGLTGRKIIVDTYGGKGAHGGGAFSGKDPSKVDRSAAYATRHIAKNLVAAGVADEVLVQVAYAIGIARPVSINVNTYGTAKVKMSDIEIGKKVEAIFDMRPKAIVQRFDLLNPIYSETASYGHMGRTPELKEVEVAYVTIEENNGVRKEIRTFQKKKVQFFGWELLDYVDKVKVAFGI, translated from the coding sequence ATGCCTTATTTGTTCACATCCGAGTCCGTATCCGAAGGGCACCCTGATAAGATTGCTGATCAGATTTCAGACGCCATTTTGGATGCCATGCTCAAGCAGGATCCAAATTCACGCGTTGCATGCGAGACCATGGTTACCACCGGCCTCGTTGTCGTGGCTGGCGAAGTCACTACCAAAGCTTACGTGGAAGTACCTGAGGTTGTGCGTGAAACGATTCACCGCATCGGCTACAACCACGACGATTATCGCTTTGACGCAGACAGCTGCGGCGTTTTGGCTTCCTTTCACAGCCAATCCCCCGACATCGCTCAAGGCGTGGACGAAGGCAAGGGCCTCGACCTCGACCAAGGTGCAGGCGACCAAGGCATGATGTTTGGTTATGCGACTGCAGAAACCCCCGAATACATGCCCATGGCCTTGGCATTCAGCCACCGCCTCCTCAAGGAATTGGCTAACATTCGCAAGAATGAACTGAGCCTGATGCCTTACCTCCGCCCTGACAGCAAGGCACAGGTGACCATCGAATATGATGACAACGGCAAGCCGATGCGCGTGCACACCGTCGTCGTTTCCACACAGCACGACGAATTCGTGACTGCCAAAACCCATCCGGATTTGAGCCCAGCAGAGCGTGATCAGCTGATGCTGAGCACCATCGCCAAGGATGTCAAGAGCATTCTGGTGACCCGCGTGATTCCTGCCGAATTGCTCGACAGCAATACCATTTATCACATCAACCCAACCGGGAAGTTTGTGATCGGTGGTCCTCACGGCGACGCCGGCCTTACCGGTCGCAAAATCATCGTGGACACCTACGGTGGCAAAGGCGCGCACGGTGGTGGTGCCTTCTCCGGCAAAGATCCAAGCAAAGTGGACCGTTCGGCTGCCTACGCAACCCGTCACATCGCCAAAAACCTTGTCGCTGCAGGTGTGGCTGACGAAGTGTTGGTGCAAGTGGCCTATGCGATCGGCATCGCACGCCCTGTTTCGATCAACGTCAACACCTATGGCACCGCCAAGGTGAAAATGAGCGACATCGAAATCGGCAAAAAAGTCGAGGCGATCTTCGACATGCGTCCGAAAGCCATCGTGCAGCGTTTTGACTTGCTCAACCCGATCTACTCGGAGACTGCAAGCTACGGTCACATGGGTCGCACCCCTGAATTGAAAGAAGTCGAAGTCGCCTACGTGACCATCGAAGAAAACAACGGCGTCCGCAAGGAAATCCGCACCTTCCAAAAGAAGAAAGTCCAATTCTTCGGTTGGGAATTGCTGGACTACGTGGACAAGGTGAAGGTGGCGTTTGGCATCTGA
- the trmB gene encoding tRNA (guanosine(46)-N7)-methyltransferase TrmB, with product MGRNKLVKLEEFSTAPNCIFGKDGLAGTWHAHFGNDNPIILELGCGKGDLCVGLARRHPDFNYIGVDLKGVRMWTGAQTALQEGLKNVAFLRADIHGVAHFFAPGEVAGIWITFPDPFPRMKQSKKRMTNEKFLKNYVQMLPANGDVWFKTDNNSLFEYTLAHFAELNEKQVFAIEVLAQTRNLHASELKNDDNGITTDYERRFQGMGKPTNYMHFRISAGPNIGSVPACERVALDADERAPRLR from the coding sequence ATGGGAAGAAACAAGCTGGTAAAGCTCGAAGAATTCAGCACGGCTCCGAATTGCATCTTTGGCAAGGACGGATTGGCCGGCACTTGGCATGCCCACTTCGGGAATGACAATCCGATCATCCTCGAACTCGGCTGCGGCAAGGGAGACCTTTGCGTCGGATTGGCGCGCCGGCATCCTGACTTCAACTACATCGGCGTCGATCTGAAAGGTGTGCGGATGTGGACAGGGGCGCAAACGGCTTTGCAGGAAGGCTTGAAGAATGTCGCTTTTCTCAGAGCCGACATTCACGGCGTGGCACACTTTTTCGCGCCAGGCGAGGTTGCAGGGATTTGGATCACCTTCCCCGATCCGTTTCCCCGCATGAAGCAGAGCAAAAAACGCATGACGAATGAGAAGTTCCTCAAGAACTACGTTCAAATGCTGCCTGCAAATGGCGATGTCTGGTTCAAAACGGACAACAATTCTCTGTTTGAGTACACTTTGGCGCATTTTGCAGAATTGAATGAGAAGCAAGTGTTTGCCATCGAAGTGCTCGCCCAAACCCGAAATCTGCACGCCTCCGAATTGAAAAACGACGACAACGGCATCACCACCGACTACGAAAGGCGCTTTCAGGGCATGGGAAAACCCACGAACTACATGCACTTCCGCATCTCTGCCGGCCCGAATATCGGTTCGGTTCCTGCTTGCGAGCGCGTGGCTTTGGATGCCGATGAGCGCGCGCCTCGGTTGAGGTGA
- a CDS encoding carboxymuconolactone decarboxylase family protein — MDSYYKPEDLKKFGNIGEFDKTLADKFFNYYGEVFKEGALTAREKALIALAVAHTVQCPYCIDAYTHDTLEKGCTEEQLMEAVHVAAAIRGGSSLVHATQMMGHAKKVLM, encoded by the coding sequence ATGGACAGCTACTATAAGCCCGAAGACCTCAAGAAATTCGGCAACATCGGCGAGTTTGACAAGACCTTGGCCGACAAGTTTTTCAATTACTACGGCGAAGTCTTCAAAGAAGGCGCCTTGACTGCGCGTGAAAAAGCGCTGATCGCGCTTGCCGTTGCCCATACCGTGCAATGCCCGTATTGCATCGACGCCTATACCCACGACACCCTCGAAAAGGGCTGTACGGAGGAGCAGTTGATGGAAGCGGTGCACGTCGCAGCAGCCATTCGCGGAGGATCCTCACTCGTGCACGCGACACAAATGATGGGTCACGCGAAAAAGGTGTTGATGTAA